In the genome of Colletotrichum lupini chromosome 8, complete sequence, one region contains:
- a CDS encoding major facilitator superfamily transporter → MSAPKDDIIVTRVDQDVHGKPINEATETTSLLSAGARDGESSCEDTWPGYADFEHLPWWRTPSVFWLLIPYALFTLAFGGSLVPKLNLIVDLVCQRHFADETALDPAFVFTPVILGADNPQCLIPEVKKRVSMFTLAINLLTGILSAITAPKLGQLSDRYGRRKLLALASCGGVVAELIVIMCANFPWTFHYNWLLLGAVADGLTGSFTAGSVLINSYTSDCTAPSQRGVRIGYLHACLFSGLAFGPLLTGYFAAWTGNLLSVFYVTMGCHIYFIIFVGFIVPESLSVKRQLRARQKHKQEKEAKAGAGTWSAIKAANPLAPLKTLWPTGPGTSSRLRLNIAALSFTDMILLGSAMSAGTVILLYSESPETWGWGTLESSRYISAVSMVRVVALLVVLPLVNYVFRVRPAAYRRRVSGVSIVEANNGADSVDCWILRFALLSDVTGSLGYLFARNEAVFVLSGMVTAFGGLGSATIQAAITKHVPADQVGQLLGAIGVLHALSRVLGPIAFNTLYYSTVGVFDQAIFVLLASLFGLALLASFIVRPGVFLEETYEPIPSSVPQPSSNASSEALENERLRSLENPFEVCTMIFPLICLLLLQAAPLTLGAPRRALSPPRRRETILDVDFNGDGEDMVREILNRPYNTRHNDGSDSNKPFYGVRFSESDEGRARVARGDPINMEALRTVIDEHDLEWTLIEEVEVDDDLSEDGEDEVVRRVHEQGTLDKDAYSDPERRDVEDGLWNRVLRDRGNSEDPFEKPKFREGQGGFVHEQTPPPPTELIASAQQTSSTRSIAATQVR, encoded by the exons ATGTCGGCACCAAAAGACGACATCATTGTCACCCGGGTGGACCAGGACGTCCACGGAAAACCCATAAACGAGGCAACAGAGACCACATCGCTGTTGAGCGCAGGCGCTCGCGACGGCGAAAGCTCCTGCGAAGATACATGGCCGGGTTATGCGGATTTCGAACACTTGCCGTGGTGGAGGACTCCCTCT GTCTTCTGGCTTCTGATCCCGTATGCTCTCTTCACGCTGGCCTTTGGAGGCTCTCTGGTGCCCAAGCTGAACCT AATCGTCGATCTGGTATGCCAAAGGCATTTTGCCGATGAGACGGCGCTGGACCCGGCCTTCGTTTTCACACCCGTGATACTCGGCGCGGATAACCCGCAATGCCTCATCCCCGAGGTTAAGAAGCGTGTGTCCATGTTCACTCTGGCCATCAACCTGTTGACCGGCATCCTGTCCGCAATCACCGCTCCGAAGTTGGGCCAGCTCTCGGACCGTTATGGCCGTCGGAAACTCCTGGCTCTGGCGTCCTGCGGCGGCGTCGTGGCCGAGCTCATCGTCATCATGTGTGCCAACTTCCCCTGGACGTTCCACTACAACTGGCTGCTTCTCGGTGCCGTAGCCGACGGCCTCACTGGATCCTTCACGGCTGGTAGCGTTCTCATCAACTCGTACACCAGCGACTGTACCGCGCCGTCTCAGCGTGGTGTGCGCATCGGATATCTTCACGCCTGCCTCTTCAGCGGCCTTGCCTTTGGCCCCCTTCTGACTGGTTACTTTGCCGCCTGGACCGGCAACTTACTCTCCGTTTTCTACGTCACCATGGGATGCCACATCTACTTCATCATCTTTGTCGGATTCATCGTTCCCGAGTCCCTCAGCGTGAAGCGTCAGCTCCGCGCCCGCCAAAAGCACAAGCAAGAAAAGGAGGCCAAGGCTGGTGCCGGAACCTGGTCCGCGATCAAGGCGGCCAACCCTCTGGCTCCCCTCAAGACGCTGTGGCCCACGGGACCCGGCACCTCCTCGAGGCTGCGTCTCAACATCGCCGCGCTCTCGTTCACCGACATGATCCTCCTGGGCTCCGCTATGAGCGCCGGCACCGTCATCCTTCTCTACTCCGAGTCCCCTGAGACATGGGGCTGGGGCACCCTAGAGAGCTCCCGCTACATCTCTGCCGTTTCCATGGTCCGCGTCGTCGCGCTGCTCGTCGTCCTGCCTCTCGTCAACTACGTCTTCCGCGTGCGGCCCGCAGCCTACCGTAGGAGGGTCTCGGGTGTTTCCATCGTCGAGGCGAACAACGGCGCCGACAGCGTCGACTGCTGGATTCTCCGCTTCGCCCTACTCTCAGACGTCACAGGCTCCCTTGGATACCTGTTTGCGAGAAACGAGGCCGTGTTCGTGCTCTCTGGCATGGTCACTGCTTTTGGCGGTCTCGGCAGTGCGACCATCCAAGCCGCCATCACCAAGCATGTGCCCGCGGATCAGGTCGGCCAGCTTCTGGGCGCCATTGGCGTCCTGCATGCTCTCTCAAGGGTGTTGGGCCCGATTGCCTTCAACACGCTTTACTACTCGACCGTCGGCGTCTTTGATCAGGCCATCTTCGTCCTCCTTGCATCCTTGTTTGGCCTGGCCTTATTGGCCAGCTTTATAGTGCGGCCCGGTG TGTTCCTTGAGGAGACTTACGAGCCTATCCCTTCATCGGTGCCCCAGCCGAGCTCAAATGCCAGCTCGGAGGCGCTGGAA AACGAACGTCTTCGCTCGCTAGAGAACCCGTTCGAAGTCTGCACAATG ATCTTTCCTCTCATTTGCCTACTTCTCCTCCAAGCCGCCCCTCTCACCCTCGGTGCTCCGCGACGGGCCCTTTCACCTCCCCGGCGGCGAGAAACCATTCTGGATGTGGACTTCAACGGGGACGGGGAAGACATGGTCAGAGAAATTCTCAATCGGCCCTATAACACGAGACACAACGATGGCAGCGATAGTAACAAGCCTTTTTACGGCGTCCGCTTCTCCGAGAGCGATGAGGGCAGAGCGCGCGTGGCGCGGGGTGATCCGATCAACATGGAGGCATTACGGACGGTTATCGATGAACATGATCTAGAGTGGACGTTAATCGAGGAGGTTGAGGTTGACGACGACCTTTCCGAGGACGGGGAGGATGAAGTTGTCAGGAGAGTCCACGAGCAAGGCACCTTGGATAAAGATGCGTACTCTGATCCCGAGAGGAGAGATGTCGAGGACGGTCTGTGGAACCGGGTCCTCAGAGACAGAGGGAACAGTGAAGATCCCTTTGAGAAGCCAAAGTTCCGCGAGGGACAGGGGGGTTTCGTCCA CGAGcaaacaccaccaccaccaacggAACTCATCGCCAGCGCCCAGCAGACCTCCTCAACACGCTCAATCGCAGCAACGCAAGTCCGCTAG
- a CDS encoding myb-like DNA-binding domain-containing protein: protein MGVVKGGVWTNIEDEILKASVSKYGLNQWARVSSLLARKTPKQCKARWNEWLDPSIKKTEWSKEEDEKLLHLAKLMPTQWRTIAPAVGRTANQCLERYQKLLDEAEAREASQFGLTGIDGGEASAPSADDVRRLRPGEVDPDPESKPARPDTIDLDEDEKEMLSEARARLANTQGKKAKRKARERQQEESRRLAALQKRRELKTAGINIKVVTRKKGQMDYNADIPFEKKAAPGFYDTAEEQVRNEHQREAFDPRKQQLASKRKGDGDDDGDNKRRKKEKEAPSASFQAAVKAGQMQKIREAEQSSKRRALNLPAPQVSEGELEEIVKMGMMGERASMMARQSENDATRGLISEYSTLNNNAPIRTPRAPAQEDHIANEIRNIRALTNTQSSLLGGENTPLHEGTESTGFDGVAPRKQVVATPNPLATPMHTDSVGQTPARVGQTPMRTPRDSFALNADGSQALVSATPRDVKMREMALRSQLRQGLASLPKPKDTEWELELPEDQKEVALDEDQLMEDAGERDRREREIKAAQEALEARRRTQVMQRQLPRPAKVDVSALLSNAESFQDSAEALIAREAAALVANDAVKYPLPGSEISGAAPRLDTLSDDDLAEARLQIMLETKPTPSPAELQVSFEARSKSSLLLGLGCYGDDEEEEEVAMKNAFDVSYTTDRAVFDASICFPVLIPSSQSIQDSIASTAEEGIKLEKKLGLHLGGYQKRQKMLKDKIGEAAEALDKANNALSGFKTLAISEEVAIQRRLSALREEVGFVSRREREAQELYRKTKDELDALRVNGMNGHY from the coding sequence ATGGGTGTCGTCAAGGGAGGAGTTTGGACCAACATCGAGGATGAAATCCTCAAGGCCTCAGTGTCAAAATATGGTCTGAACCAGTGGGCGCGTGTCTCGTCACTGCTCGCGCGCAAGACCCCGAAGCAGTGCAAGGCAAGATGGAACGAATGGCTGGACCCGAGCATCAAAAAGACGGAATGGAGCAAAGAGGAGGACGAGAAGCTTCTGCACCTCGCCAAGCTTATGCCGACACAATGGCGCACCATCGCTCCTGCCGTCGGCCGAACCGCCAACCAGTGTCTCGAGCGATACCAGAAGCTCCTCGACGAAGCCGAAGCAAGAGAAGCTAGCCAATTTGGACTCACGGGTATCGATGGCGGCGAGGCATCGGCACCCAGCGCCGACGATGTTAGACGATTGCGCCCTGGCGAAGTCGACCCAGACCCAGAGAGCAAGCCCGCCCGACCCGACACGATCGATCTTGACGAGGATGAAAAGGAGATGCTGAGCGAAGCCCGAGCGCGTCTAGCCAACACACAGGGCAAAAAGGCCAAGAGAAAGGCAAGAGAACGTCAGCAGGAGGAGTCGCGCCGTTTGGCGGCGCTGCAGAAGCGACGCGAGCTCAAAACGGCCGGCATCAACATCAAGGTCGTCACGCGCAAGAAGGGCCAGATGGACTACAATGCCGACATTCCTTTTGAGAAGAAGGCTGCCCCAGGGTTCTACGATACCGCTGAAGAACAGGTCCGAAACGAGCACCAGCGAGAGGCTTTCGACCCGAGGAAACAACAGCTCGCGAGCAAGCGTAAGGGCGATGGCGACGATGATGGAGACAAcaagaggaggaagaaggaaAAGGAGGCGCCCTCAGCATCATTCCAGGCTGCCGTGAAGGCGGGTCAGATGCAGAAGATCAGAGAGGCTGAGCAGAGCAGCAAGAGAAGGGCGCTGAATCTGCCTGCTCCTCAAGTCAGCGAGGGCGAGTTGGAGGAGATTGTCAAAATGGGTATGATGGGCGAGAGGGCAAGCATGATGGCGCGCCAGAGCGAGAACGATGCAACCCGTGGCCTGATTAGCGAATACTCGACCCTGAACAACAACGCCCCGATCCGAACCCCTCGAGCTCCCGCACAGGAAGACCACATCGCAAACGAGATCCGGAATATCAGAGCCTTAACAAACACTCAGTCTTCACTACTCGGTGGCGAGAATACTCCGCTACACGAAGGAACCGAGTCGACTGGATTCGATGGCGTCGCCCCCCGCAAGCAAGTGGTTGCGACACCGAACCCCCTGGCGACACCAATGCATACAGATAGCGTAGGCCAAACACCGGCACGCGTTGGACAGACTCCGATGAGGACGCCCCGCGACAGCTTTGCTTTGAACGCCGACGGTAGCCAAGCCCTCGTCTCAGCGACGCCGAGAGATGTCAAGATGCGAGAGATGGCCCTACGCAGCCAGTTGAGACAAGGCCTTGCATCTTTACCCAAGCCCAAAGATACCGAGTGGGAGCTTGAACTTCCTGAAGACCAGAAGGAGGTTGCTCTGGACGAGGATCAGCTAATGGAAGACGCTGGAGAGAGAGATCGTAGGGAACGCGAAATCAAGGCCGCACAAGAAGCACTGGAGGCGCGGAGACGGACACAGGTTATGCAGAGACAGCTGCCGCGGCCGGCCAAGGTGGACGTCTCGGCTCTGCTTTCAAATGCGGAGTCTTTCCAGGACAGTGCCGAAGCGCTCATTGCGCGAGAGGCTGCTGCTTTGGTCGCCAACGATGCCGTCAAGTATCCTCTGCCCGGCTCCGAGATTAGCGGCGCTGCTCCTCGGCTAGACACCCTCAGCGACGACGACCTTGCAGAGGCACGGCTCCAGATTATGTTGGAGACGAAGCCGACTCCGTCCCCCGCCGAACTTCAAGTGTCCTTCGAGGCCAGGAGCAAGAGTTCTCTGCTCCTCGGTCTGGGATGCTACGGtgacgacgaagaagaggaggaggtagCCATGAAGAATGCCTTTGACGTAAGTTACACCACAGACCGCGCCGTCTTTGATGCTTCCATTTGCTTCCCAGTACTAATCCCATCATCTCAGTCTATCCAAGATTCCATCGCCAGTACGGCCGAGGAGGGCATCAAGCTCGAGAAGAAGCTGGGCCTGCACCTGGGCGGCTACCAGAAGCGCCAAAAGATGCTCAAGGACAAGATTGGCGAGGCCGCCGAGGCCCTGGATAAGGCCAACAACGCCCTCAGCGGGTTCAAGACGCTGGCCATCTCCGAGGAGGTGGCGATCCAGCGGCGTCTGAGCGCCCTGAGGGAAGAGGTCGGGTTCGTCAGCAGGAGGGAGCGCGAGGCGCAGGAGTTGTACCGTAAGACCAAGGATGAGCTTGATGCGTTGCGGGTTAATGGGATGAATGGTCACTATTAA
- a CDS encoding major facilitator superfamily transporter translates to MAPRKANPASSSAASNVNHSTERTPLLQVDEPTTPLPITPQDENAIPPNEFDLLLSRSIPSTGPFLEPESTVNPLLRGPRRYSTASKHRRPSLASRSDRASEAGGIAAVDDDSDNDDAVSISSSVASTPFLNGISRSRFWFIFSEILLTYFIACFDGTIMASSHPVITSYFKASNSASWLSTAFLLTSSAFQPILGRLSDSVGRKPPYVATMVIFCLATVWCALAQSMTSFILARAACGLGAGGMMTLGSIIVSDLVPIENRGAYQSYINMIYGVGSALGAALGGAMADHLGWRWEFGIQVPPLIICCIIAMIAVPSDLGMAGTKRETFVEALKAFDFKGSILLTTAITFFVLGLNLGGNVLPWSHPLVIASLAIFGVCFPVFLYVQSYVSRPIMPLYLVRRSPRMNLIFSNFFAALLSNAILFNIQVTPPRKLQNLTHNSPLFFQAVLLTTATSSGLNLVLPSIVSSMVGTATGFLITYTRRLKWPALTGAVGLLVGTIALSAMRRGWPSWVYLLCLVPSSIGQGFQFPGTFMAVLAASEQREQAVVTSTLILWRSLGMVLGVASSSLVVQNALVGYLDEYVQGPEKDEVIRKVRESVESIVKLPTAYREQVVMSYEAALRTTFLCCVVIAFVSVALLVPIKLPRLGARKTSR, encoded by the exons ATGGCACCCCGGAAAGCCAACCCGGCctcgtcgtcggcggcgTCAAACGTCAACCACTCCACCGAGCGCACGCCTCTCCTCCAAGTCGACGAGCCCACGACCCCTCTCCCCATCACCCCGCAAGACGAAAACGCCATCCCGCCAAACGAATTCGACCTCTTGCTCTCCAGGTCCATTCCCTCCACGGGACCCTTCCTGGAGCCCGAGTCGACCGTGAACCCCCTCCTCCGCGGTCCCCGGCGCTACAGCACGGCCTCCAAGCACCGCCGGCCCTCGCTCGCAAGCCGCTCCGACCGCGCCTCCGAGGCCGGAGGCATCGCCGCCGTAGACGATGACAGCGACAACGACGACGCCGTCTCCATCAGCAGCAGCGTCGCCTCGACACCCTTCCTAAACGGCATCTCCCGCTCCCGCTTCTGGTTCATCTTCTCCGAGATCCTCCTCACCTACTTCATCGCCTGCTTCGACGGCACCATCATGGCCTCGTCCCACCCCGTCATCACGTCCTACTTCAAGGCCTCCAACAGCGCTTCGTGGCTTTCGACGGCGTTCTTGTTGACGTCTTCGGCGTTTCAGCCCATCCTGGGCCGGTTGTCGGACAGCGTGGGCCGGAAGCCGCCGTACGTCGCCACCATGGTCATCTTCTGCCTCGCGACGGTGTGGTGCGCGCTCGCGCAGAGCATGACGAGCTTCATCCTTGCCCGGGCGGCATGCGGACTTGGTGCCGGCGGGATGATGACTCTGGGTAGTATCATTGTTAGCGATTTGGTTCCGATTGA GAACCGCGGCGCATACCAATCCTACATCAACATGATCTACGGCGTGGGATCCGCCCTCGGCGCGGCCCTGGGCGGCGCCATGGCCGACCACCTCGGCTGGCGCTGGGAATTCGGCATCCAGGTTCCGCCCCTCATCATCTGCTGCATTATCGCCATGATCGCCGTCCCCAGCGATCTGGGTATGGCTGGCACCAAGCGGGAGACCTTCGTCGAGGCCCTCAAGGCTTTTGATTTCAAGGGCTCCATCCTCCTGACCACGGCCATTACCTTCTTCGTTCTTGGTCTT AACCTCGGAGGAAATGTTCTCCCAT GGTCCCATCCTCTCGTCATCGCATCTCTCGCCATCTTTGGCGTCTGCTTCCCCGTCTTCCTCTACGTCCAATCCTACGTCAGCCGACCCATCATGCCCCTTTACCTAGTCCGGCGCTCGCCTCGAATGAACCTTATCTTTTCCAACTTCTTCGCGGCTCTCCTCAGCAATGCCATCCTCTTCAACAT ACAGGTTACTCCTCCAAGAAAACTTCAAAACCTGACGCACAACAGCCCCCTCTTCTTCCAAGCCGTCCTCCTCACAACAGCAACCTCGTCAGGCCTCAACCTCGTCCTCCCCTCCATCGTCTCCTCCATGGTAGGCACAGCAACAGGCTTCCTGATAACCTACACCCGCCGCCTCAAATGGCCAGCCCTCACCGGCGCAGTAGGCCTCCTCGTCGGCACCATCGCCCTCTCCGCCATGCGCCGCGGCTGGCCCTCCTGGGTCTACCTCCTCTGCCTCGTCCCCTCCTCCATCGGCCAGGGCTTCCAGTTCCCCGGTACCTTCATGGCCGTTTTGGCGGCAAGCGAACAGCGCGAGCAGGCCGTCGTCACGAGCACCCTCATCCTCTGGCGCTCGCTCGGCATGGTGTTGGGCGTGGCGAGCAGTAGTCTCGTCGTGCAGAATGCGCTGGTGGGGTATCTGGACGAGTACGTCCAGGGGCCGGAGAAGGACGAGGTGATTCGCAAGGTGAGGGAGAGCGTCGAGTCGATTGTGAAGTTGCCGACTGCGTACCGCGAGCAGGTCGTTATGAGCTACGAGGCGGCATTGCGGACGACGTTTCTGTGTTGTGTCGTGATTGCTTTTGTTTCGGTGGCTCTGCTTGTCCCGATCAAGTTGCCCAGACTGGGTGCGAGAAAGACAAGCCGGTAA